One part of the Streptomyces ferrugineus genome encodes these proteins:
- a CDS encoding winged helix-turn-helix domain-containing protein: MVVTQENVAVNGSRRLSPQEIADVLRERIRVGDLKAGDRLPTQAELAEEFGVERGTVRQALRALQEDGLLTNVSKGSPPRIALPTPTRGAPQPTMVSLTPRLTEAFSASRVRVDVVCHTSETLMLALGGPLRLIHDGSIHPESIDVRILLPSRDIHLAFPVLVEGRGDDDPVHQRWLEMRNAQAQVLRHNLQALQSTHGVDVRVTFRALPFTPPVKLYLLNGDEALIGYYVLTERQEEYESRTLDMYDALGSQSLLFSFVRQAGQRDAAFVEESQKWFDALWETITTDLTLS, encoded by the coding sequence TTGGTCGTGACTCAGGAGAACGTGGCAGTGAACGGCAGCAGGAGACTCTCGCCCCAGGAGATCGCCGACGTCCTGCGGGAACGCATCCGTGTCGGAGACCTCAAGGCGGGCGACCGTCTGCCCACCCAGGCCGAGCTGGCCGAGGAGTTCGGCGTCGAGCGAGGCACCGTCCGCCAGGCCCTGCGCGCGCTCCAGGAGGACGGCCTGCTCACCAACGTGAGCAAGGGAAGCCCGCCGCGCATCGCCCTGCCCACCCCCACGCGGGGCGCCCCGCAGCCGACCATGGTCAGCCTGACCCCCCGGCTGACGGAGGCCTTCTCGGCATCGCGCGTGCGCGTGGACGTCGTATGCCACACCTCCGAGACCCTGATGCTGGCCCTCGGCGGGCCGCTGCGCCTGATCCACGACGGCTCCATCCACCCCGAGTCGATCGACGTCCGCATCCTGCTGCCGTCGCGGGACATCCATCTCGCCTTCCCGGTGCTGGTCGAGGGGCGCGGCGACGACGACCCCGTGCACCAGCGCTGGCTGGAGATGCGCAACGCCCAGGCCCAGGTGCTGCGCCACAACCTCCAGGCCCTGCAGTCGACACACGGGGTCGACGTGCGGGTCACCTTCCGCGCGCTGCCGTTCACCCCGCCGGTGAAGCTCTACCTGCTCAACGGCGACGAGGCGCTGATCGGCTACTACGTCCTGACCGAACGCCAGGAGGAGTACGAGAGCCGGACCCTGGACATGTACGACGCCCTGGGCTCCCAGTCCCTGCTGTTCTCCTTCGTGCGACAGGCCGGACAGCGCGACGCCGCGTTCGTGGAGGAATCCCAGAAGTGGTTCGACGCCCTCTGGGAAACCATCACCACTGACCTGACACTCTCCTAG
- a CDS encoding HAD family hydrolase, with amino-acid sequence MTSDTTQTEPVTSETENETEQLRDLITRARVVLWDFDGPICRLFAGHKAERVAIDLVDWLEGRGLHGLLTEEERESLDPHVVLRAVDRRHPGSDLVAELEERLTQEELRATSSAMPTAYADPLIRTWSAVGSRLAIATNNSPRVVRAYLNSRGLLSCFSPHIYGRTQDLHRLKPDPHCLNRALNAMGAAPTSALMIGDTPSDLVAANSAGVPFLGYARNDRKAKLLREAGATAVVDSLGSVLRGVRAQA; translated from the coding sequence GTGACTTCTGATACGACGCAGACTGAACCCGTGACCTCCGAGACCGAGAACGAGACGGAACAGCTCCGGGACCTGATCACGCGCGCTCGCGTCGTGCTCTGGGACTTCGACGGACCGATCTGCCGGCTGTTCGCCGGGCACAAGGCCGAGCGGGTGGCGATCGATCTGGTGGACTGGCTGGAGGGGCGGGGGCTGCACGGGCTGCTGACGGAGGAGGAGCGCGAGTCCCTCGACCCGCACGTCGTCCTGCGCGCCGTGGACCGCCGGCACCCCGGCAGCGACCTGGTCGCGGAACTGGAGGAGCGGCTCACCCAGGAGGAACTGCGGGCGACCTCCTCCGCGATGCCCACCGCGTACGCCGATCCGCTGATCCGCACCTGGTCGGCGGTCGGATCCCGGTTGGCCATAGCCACCAACAACTCCCCCCGCGTGGTCCGCGCCTATCTGAACAGCCGCGGTCTGCTCTCCTGCTTCAGCCCGCACATCTACGGCCGCACCCAGGACCTGCACCGGCTGAAGCCGGACCCGCACTGTCTGAACCGGGCCCTGAACGCCATGGGCGCGGCCCCCACCTCGGCCCTGATGATCGGCGACACCCCCTCGGACCTCGTCGCCGCGAACAGCGCCGGAGTCCCGTTCCTGGGCTACGCGCGTAACGACCGCAAGGCGAAGCTGCTGCGGGAGGCCGGGGCCACCGCGGTCGTGGACTCGCTGGGGTCGGTGCTGCGAGGGGTGCGGGCTCAGGCCTGA
- the ygfZ gene encoding CAF17-like 4Fe-4S cluster assembly/insertion protein YgfZ, translating to MKSPLLTLPGAVPAEGVDEGVAAHYGDLFREQRALADGTGFVDLSHRGVITVSGDDRLSWLHLLLTQHVSELPTGEATEALILSAHGHIEHALYLVDDGTTVWAHAEPGTQEALLAYLESMKFFYRVEVADRTAEFAVVHLPAGSIAEVPEGVVVRETPYGRDLFLPRPDLESYAEKAGPPAGILAHEALRVEHHRPRLGFETDHRTIPHELGWIGTAVHLQKGCYRGQETVARVQNLGKPPRRLVFLHLDGSEVHLPPHGTGIHLADEGPDGRKIGFITTSVRHHELGPVALALVKRNVAVDARLLAGETAAAQEVVVEP from the coding sequence ATGAAGAGCCCCCTGCTGACCCTGCCCGGCGCCGTGCCCGCCGAGGGCGTGGACGAAGGCGTCGCCGCCCACTACGGCGATCTGTTCCGCGAGCAGCGCGCCCTCGCCGACGGCACCGGTTTCGTCGACCTGTCGCACCGCGGAGTCATCACCGTCTCCGGGGACGACCGGCTGAGCTGGCTGCATCTGCTGCTCACCCAGCACGTCAGCGAGCTGCCCACGGGCGAAGCCACCGAGGCGCTGATCCTCTCCGCCCACGGCCACATCGAGCACGCGCTGTATCTGGTCGACGACGGTACGACGGTCTGGGCCCATGCCGAGCCCGGCACCCAGGAGGCGCTGCTCGCCTACCTGGAGTCGATGAAGTTCTTCTACCGGGTCGAAGTCGCCGACCGGACGGCCGAGTTCGCGGTGGTGCACCTGCCCGCGGGGTCGATCGCGGAGGTGCCGGAGGGCGTCGTCGTACGGGAGACGCCGTACGGCCGTGACCTGTTCCTCCCCCGCCCCGACCTGGAGTCGTACGCCGAGAAGGCCGGCCCGCCGGCCGGAATCCTCGCCCACGAGGCCCTGCGCGTCGAGCACCACCGCCCCCGCCTCGGCTTCGAGACCGACCACCGCACCATTCCGCACGAGCTGGGCTGGATCGGCACCGCGGTGCATCTGCAGAAGGGCTGCTATCGCGGCCAGGAGACGGTCGCCCGGGTCCAGAACCTCGGCAAGCCCCCGCGCCGTCTGGTCTTTCTGCACCTGGACGGCAGCGAGGTCCATCTGCCGCCCCACGGCACCGGGATCCACCTCGCGGACGAGGGCCCCGACGGCCGCAAGATCGGCTTCATCACGACGTCCGTACGCCACCACGAGCTGGGCCCGGTCGCGCTCGCGCTGGTGAAGCGGAACGTGGCCGTGGACGCGAGGCTCCTGGCCGGAGAGACGGCGGCGGCGCAGGAAGTGGTCGTCGAGCCGTAG
- a CDS encoding winged helix-turn-helix domain-containing protein, with protein MGGQRAAEGGGKEFERVLDALLLRMSDGTYALGSLLPPQRELAQDLGVSRDTVQRVLRELSERGLVESRQGSGSRVIGSPPPQAQQPQPAGRSAHPGRTTLRPHMARAFERPEVALDVFTFTSESLAAHFWIQAERIRSGEITPQRIALRMLLPSEDLPLPYPRATGDPDDPRPQERLRGIARRHLQSLRLVLEELRAEQLVADVDVDIRWVPLTPTFKLYLFNRTEALHGMYKVVERPIVLDEETIPALDVVGLGAVLERHVKDDDPNSPGSVFVTERQEWFDSVWRHLTE; from the coding sequence GTGGGTGGACAGCGGGCCGCCGAGGGGGGCGGCAAGGAGTTCGAGCGAGTGCTGGACGCACTCCTCCTCCGTATGTCCGACGGCACCTACGCCCTGGGCTCCCTGCTGCCGCCGCAGCGCGAGCTGGCCCAGGACCTGGGGGTCTCCCGGGACACCGTCCAGCGGGTGCTGAGGGAGCTCTCCGAGCGCGGGCTCGTCGAGTCCCGGCAGGGCAGCGGATCCCGGGTCATCGGGTCGCCGCCGCCCCAGGCCCAGCAGCCGCAGCCGGCCGGCCGCTCGGCGCATCCGGGCCGTACGACACTGCGGCCGCACATGGCCAGGGCGTTCGAGCGGCCCGAGGTCGCCCTGGACGTCTTCACCTTCACCTCCGAGTCCCTGGCCGCGCACTTCTGGATCCAGGCCGAGCGGATCCGCTCCGGGGAGATCACCCCGCAGCGGATCGCCCTGCGCATGCTGCTGCCCTCGGAGGACCTGCCGTTGCCCTATCCGCGGGCCACCGGCGACCCGGACGATCCCCGCCCGCAGGAGCGGCTGCGCGGCATAGCCCGGCGCCACCTGCAGTCCCTGCGGCTCGTCCTGGAGGAGCTGAGGGCCGAGCAGCTCGTGGCAGACGTCGACGTCGACATCCGGTGGGTGCCGCTCACACCGACCTTCAAGCTCTACCTGTTCAACCGCACGGAAGCCCTGCACGGCATGTACAAGGTGGTCGAACGCCCCATCGTGCTGGACGAGGAGACGATCCCCGCCCTCGACGTCGTCGGGCTCGGCGCCGTCCTGGAGCGCCATGTGAAGGACGACGACCCCAACTCGCCGGGCTCCGTCTTCGTGACCGAGCGCCAGGAGTGGTTCGACTCCGTCTGGAGGCACCTGACCGAGTGA
- the dtd gene encoding D-aminoacyl-tRNA deacylase — translation MRAVVQRVDGASVVVDGETVGEISGEGLCVLVGVTHEDTKEKAAQLARKLWSIRMLDDEKSCSDIAAPLLVISQFTLYGDARKGRRPTWNAAAPGDVAEPLVEEVVAQLRGLGATVATGRFGAKMRVSLTNDGPFTVLLEI, via the coding sequence ATGCGAGCTGTGGTGCAGAGAGTGGACGGCGCGAGTGTCGTCGTGGACGGTGAGACCGTCGGGGAGATCAGCGGCGAAGGGCTGTGCGTCCTCGTCGGAGTGACCCATGAGGACACCAAGGAGAAGGCCGCCCAACTCGCCCGCAAACTCTGGTCGATCCGCATGCTGGACGACGAGAAGTCGTGCAGCGACATCGCCGCCCCGCTCCTCGTCATCAGCCAGTTCACCCTCTACGGCGATGCGCGCAAGGGCCGCAGGCCCACCTGGAACGCCGCCGCCCCCGGCGATGTCGCCGAGCCGCTCGTCGAGGAAGTGGTCGCCCAACTGCGCGGCCTGGGCGCGACCGTGGCGACGGGCCGGTTCGGAGCCAAGATGCGGGTCTCGCTCACGAACGACGGCCCGTTCACGGTGCTGCTGGAGATCTAG
- a CDS encoding phosphotransferase family protein gives MSGGDASAVEGPLEGYHHETYVIPLPDAAGEEDDEDAAPVRAKCRAPRGGLLWFDRRCFVSEEQLLAALQGRITGIPDLIEVGEIRLQRFIEGRTLGSRYAAGRTVPEPVVDQILDLFRQLIGVSPRSLAAERRCVPEDRAEDGDCAGFLEGLVRFVEERVYQDNLASFEELFAALGVDEDSFRALRKHVVVPGLAERPFSLLHADLHRENFVLDPAGRLWTIDWELAMLGDPLYDLATHLYLMRYPDHQQERLIERWCAVAEEVRPGSTEGRREDLPRLLDFKRAQSVFTDVIRATEILDTGRSFNWRRWPTEAMRVQRVLTRAAVPLGLDEVPNLRTVAAALLDWYRLRGRRTS, from the coding sequence ATGAGCGGCGGTGACGCGAGCGCGGTCGAAGGGCCGCTCGAGGGCTATCACCACGAGACCTATGTGATCCCCCTGCCCGACGCGGCGGGCGAGGAGGACGACGAGGACGCCGCTCCCGTCCGGGCCAAGTGCCGTGCGCCGCGCGGCGGCCTGCTGTGGTTCGACCGGCGTTGCTTCGTCTCGGAGGAGCAGCTGCTGGCGGCGCTCCAGGGCCGGATCACCGGTATCCCGGACCTGATCGAGGTCGGCGAGATCCGGTTGCAGCGGTTCATCGAGGGCCGCACGCTGGGCTCGCGGTACGCCGCCGGGCGGACGGTCCCCGAGCCCGTGGTCGACCAGATCCTGGACCTGTTCCGGCAGTTGATCGGTGTCTCCCCCCGGTCGCTGGCGGCCGAACGGCGCTGTGTGCCCGAGGACCGCGCCGAGGACGGGGACTGCGCGGGGTTTCTGGAGGGGCTGGTCCGGTTCGTCGAGGAGCGCGTCTACCAGGACAACCTCGCCTCCTTCGAGGAGCTCTTCGCGGCGCTGGGCGTGGACGAGGACTCCTTCCGCGCCCTGCGCAAGCACGTCGTCGTCCCGGGACTGGCGGAACGACCCTTCAGCCTGCTGCACGCCGATCTGCACCGCGAGAACTTCGTCCTCGACCCGGCCGGCCGCCTGTGGACCATCGACTGGGAGCTGGCCATGCTGGGGGACCCGCTCTACGACCTCGCCACGCATCTGTACCTGATGCGCTATCCGGACCATCAGCAGGAACGGTTGATCGAACGGTGGTGCGCAGTGGCCGAGGAGGTCCGGCCCGGCAGCACCGAGGGCCGGCGGGAGGACCTGCCGAGGCTGCTGGACTTCAAACGGGCCCAGAGCGTGTTCACCGACGTCATCCGGGCGACCGAGATCCTGGACACCGGCAGATCGTTCAACTGGCGGCGCTGGCCCACCGAGGCCATGCGGGTGCAGCGGGTGCTGACCCGGGCGGCCGTACCGCTGGGGCTCGACGAGGTGCCGAACCTGCGGACCGTGGCCGCCGCGCTGCTCGACTGGTACCGGCTGCGGGGGCGGCGCACCTCATAG
- a CDS encoding GNAT family N-acetyltransferase — protein MTRPEPHIDVRPITVADIPDWIRALNTGFLRTPDVTETEIADRASYLEPTRTLGAYDAGRCVATFRSFAQQLTAVGGTPVQADAISNVTVSPTHRRRGLLTRMMAHDLAAAKERGDVVATLIAAEYPIYGRYGFGPATWTAQWTVDVHRTGLDPRWSGPDDGGRIDLVDGADVRKLGPELHERVRRAQPGAVDRDERWWQTNTGALRPDRSPWTEPFFAVYRSAAGEVEGMVSYKADDHWGDGKQPLNTATVNWLSATTPAAERALWRYLCSIDWIATVKSDWRAPDDLLPFVLPDPRAAMITSLADWLWVRVLDVVRALEARTYGGEGVLVLEVVDRSGLSGGRYRLEAAADGASCTPTTATADLTLDVAELGTLWLGDESAVRLAALGRVREERAGAARVADALLRTSRRPWCPDIF, from the coding sequence ATGACCCGCCCCGAACCCCACATCGACGTCCGCCCCATCACCGTGGCCGACATCCCCGACTGGATCCGGGCCCTGAACACCGGCTTCCTGCGCACCCCCGACGTCACCGAGACGGAAATCGCGGACCGGGCGTCGTACCTGGAACCCACCCGCACCCTCGGCGCCTACGACGCCGGCCGCTGCGTGGCCACCTTCCGCTCCTTCGCCCAGCAGCTCACCGCGGTCGGCGGCACCCCCGTCCAGGCCGACGCCATCTCCAACGTCACCGTCAGCCCCACCCACCGCCGCCGAGGCCTCCTCACCCGGATGATGGCCCACGACCTCGCCGCGGCGAAGGAGAGGGGCGACGTCGTGGCGACCCTGATCGCCGCCGAGTACCCGATCTACGGCCGCTACGGCTTCGGCCCGGCCACCTGGACCGCCCAGTGGACCGTCGACGTCCACCGCACCGGCCTCGACCCGAGATGGTCCGGCCCCGACGACGGCGGCCGTATCGACCTCGTGGACGGCGCGGACGTCCGCAAGCTCGGCCCGGAGCTGCACGAGCGGGTGCGCCGCGCCCAGCCGGGTGCCGTCGACCGGGACGAGAGGTGGTGGCAGACCAACACCGGAGCGCTGCGCCCGGACAGGTCCCCGTGGACGGAGCCGTTCTTCGCCGTGTACCGCTCGGCGGCCGGCGAGGTCGAGGGCATGGTGTCGTACAAGGCGGACGACCACTGGGGCGACGGCAAGCAGCCGCTCAACACGGCCACCGTCAACTGGCTGAGCGCCACGACCCCGGCCGCCGAACGCGCCCTGTGGCGCTACCTGTGCTCGATCGACTGGATCGCCACGGTGAAGAGCGACTGGCGGGCCCCCGACGACCTGCTGCCCTTCGTCCTCCCCGACCCCCGGGCCGCCATGATCACATCGCTGGCCGACTGGCTGTGGGTGCGGGTCCTGGACGTCGTACGGGCTCTGGAGGCGCGTACCTACGGCGGGGAGGGCGTTCTGGTGCTGGAGGTCGTGGACCGGTCGGGCCTCAGCGGCGGGCGGTACCGGCTGGAGGCGGCCGCGGACGGGGCGTCCTGCACGCCGACCACGGCCACCGCCGACCTCACCCTCGACGTCGCCGAACTGGGCACGCTGTGGCTCGGCGACGAGTCCGCCGTACGGCTCGCGGCGCTGGGGCGGGTGCGGGAAGAACGAGCGGGCGCCGCCCGGGTGGCCGACGCCCTGCTGCGTACGTCCAGGCGACCTTGGTGCCCGGACATCTTCTGA
- a CDS encoding HAD family hydrolase — translation MTTTCTQYGGRGDRDTPRRLLERADAVLLDFDGPVCDLFGGACTAYIADEVKERARHEWGRLDPRVEACADSHGVLRHLADMAVRRPGGRRGTRLDWADRIVTRHEYAAVLEAAPTPGASELVGELAQLGKTLLIVTNNAEGPVREYLERRNLLGHFTAVLGRDPHDPRLMKPHPDVVDRALAELGGPHPSRTLLIGDQLTDLAAAESAKVPFLGLTRHEGTAARMRHRGARSVVSSFEPLMRALSPPLTH, via the coding sequence GTGACGACGACATGCACCCAGTACGGCGGCCGCGGCGACCGGGACACGCCGCGCCGCCTCCTCGAGCGGGCCGACGCCGTACTGCTCGACTTCGACGGCCCCGTGTGCGACCTGTTCGGCGGTGCCTGCACCGCGTACATCGCCGACGAGGTCAAGGAGCGCGCCCGGCACGAGTGGGGGCGGCTCGACCCCCGTGTGGAGGCCTGCGCCGACTCCCACGGGGTGCTGCGCCACCTGGCCGACATGGCGGTACGGCGCCCGGGCGGCCGCCGTGGGACGCGGCTGGACTGGGCGGACCGCATCGTCACCCGGCACGAGTACGCGGCGGTGCTCGAGGCGGCCCCCACGCCCGGGGCGAGCGAGCTGGTGGGCGAGCTGGCCCAGCTCGGCAAGACCTTGCTGATCGTGACCAACAACGCCGAGGGACCGGTGCGCGAGTACCTCGAACGACGGAACCTGCTCGGGCACTTCACGGCCGTGCTGGGCCGGGACCCGCACGACCCGCGTCTGATGAAGCCGCATCCCGACGTCGTCGACCGCGCCCTGGCCGAGCTCGGCGGCCCGCACCCGTCCCGGACCCTGTTGATCGGCGACCAGCTCACCGACCTCGCGGCGGCCGAGAGCGCGAAGGTGCCGTTCCTCGGCCTCACCCGGCACGAGGGGACGGCGGCACGGATGAGGCACCGCGGCGCGCGGAGCGTGGTCAGCTCGTTCGAGCCGCTGATGCGGGCGCTGTCGCCGCCCCTGACGCACTGA
- a CDS encoding Fur family transcriptional regulator yields the protein MVSTDWKSDLRQRGYRLTPQRQLVLEAVDTLEHATPDDILVEVRKTASGVNISTVYRTLELLEELGLVSHAHLGHGAPTYHLADRHHHIHLVCRDCTNVIEADVSVAAEFTAKLRREFGFDTDMKHFAIFGRCGDCALKGANGKSSTTES from the coding sequence GTGGTGAGCACCGACTGGAAGAGCGACCTCAGGCAGCGCGGCTACCGGCTGACGCCGCAGCGGCAACTCGTGCTCGAAGCCGTGGACACCCTGGAGCACGCGACCCCCGACGACATCCTCGTGGAAGTGCGGAAGACGGCGTCGGGGGTCAACATTTCCACCGTGTACCGGACCCTGGAGCTCCTGGAGGAGCTCGGGCTGGTCAGCCACGCCCACCTCGGGCACGGCGCGCCGACGTACCACCTGGCGGACCGCCATCACCACATCCACCTGGTCTGCCGGGACTGCACCAACGTCATCGAGGCGGATGTGTCGGTGGCCGCCGAGTTCACCGCCAAGCTCCGGCGCGAGTTCGGCTTCGACACGGACATGAAGCACTTCGCGATCTTCGGCCGCTGCGGGGACTGCGCGCTGAAGGGTGCGAACGGCAAGAGTTCAACTACCGAGTCGTAG
- a CDS encoding RsiG family protein — protein MSTPSTGQPPGAVVLTQAGQPTALRPPTQRTADDPGPGPHARLPVEPPERDLTVLSLPELRTLRRDAQRDEADLSYVRRLLQGRIDILRAELARRSPAGAASVVDRLPEILTDAPARHRSSARHVTLGTPQSEEYRRLASEMLAEVELSDLAARTDAELNTAMGRLVRYEHEVSGRRQTLQRTTDECSAEIARRYRDGEAQVDDLLT, from the coding sequence ATGAGCACACCGAGTACCGGGCAGCCGCCTGGGGCTGTCGTGCTGACCCAAGCGGGCCAGCCGACCGCCCTCAGGCCGCCCACACAGCGCACCGCCGACGATCCGGGTCCGGGCCCGCACGCACGGCTGCCGGTGGAACCGCCCGAGCGGGACCTGACCGTGCTCAGCCTGCCGGAACTGCGCACCCTGCGGCGGGACGCCCAGCGCGACGAGGCGGACCTGAGTTATGTACGGCGACTGCTGCAGGGCCGGATCGACATCCTGCGGGCGGAACTCGCGCGCCGCTCTCCCGCGGGCGCGGCGTCGGTCGTGGACCGCCTCCCGGAGATCCTCACCGACGCCCCGGCCCGCCACCGCTCCTCGGCCCGTCATGTGACGCTGGGCACCCCGCAGAGCGAGGAGTACCGGCGGCTGGCGTCGGAGATGCTGGCCGAGGTGGAACTGTCGGACCTGGCCGCCCGTACGGACGCCGAGCTGAACACCGCGATGGGACGACTCGTGCGCTACGAGCACGAGGTGTCGGGCCGCCGCCAGACGCTGCAACGCACGACCGACGAGTGCAGCGCGGAGATCGCCCGCCGCTACCGAGACGGCGAGGCCCAGGTGGACGACCTGCTGACGTAG
- a CDS encoding winged helix-turn-helix domain-containing protein, with amino-acid sequence MVVEPKHASANGRKSSQRPQKSHREVADELRARITSGELRPGQRMPTQARLADEFGVERGAVRQALRILQSEHLLTNVSKGAPATVAPDLGKALTGPGAPPAPTMVALGPRIASAFAAPHVEIDALCLTSVSLTLAIGEPLRQIHAGQLKPAKVDVRVLLPSRDIPLAFPTPVAGSADDDPVHQRWLAMRNAQGQVLRHNLLALRSTHGIDVQVTFRALPFTPPVKLYLLNSTEALFAYYTLSRREVEIGQRQLEMYDAPGIQSMLFAFEQGAGLRDMTFVEQSHVWFNALWETISSELLLSS; translated from the coding sequence TTGGTCGTGGAGCCGAAACACGCCTCCGCCAATGGGCGGAAGAGTTCACAGCGGCCACAGAAGTCACATCGGGAGGTGGCCGACGAGCTGCGCGCCCGGATCACCTCGGGCGAGTTGCGGCCTGGCCAGCGCATGCCCACCCAGGCCAGGCTGGCGGACGAGTTCGGCGTCGAGCGCGGAGCCGTACGGCAGGCGCTGCGCATCCTGCAGTCCGAGCACCTGCTCACCAATGTGTCCAAGGGTGCCCCGGCGACCGTCGCCCCCGACCTCGGCAAGGCGCTGACCGGCCCCGGAGCCCCGCCGGCGCCCACCATGGTGGCCCTCGGCCCGCGTATCGCGTCCGCCTTCGCGGCCCCGCACGTCGAGATCGACGCCCTGTGCCTCACCTCGGTCTCCCTCACCCTGGCCATCGGCGAGCCGCTCCGTCAGATCCACGCCGGGCAGCTGAAACCGGCCAAGGTCGACGTCCGGGTGCTGCTGCCCAGCCGTGACATCCCGCTCGCCTTTCCGACGCCGGTGGCGGGTTCGGCCGACGACGACCCCGTCCACCAGCGCTGGCTGGCGATGCGCAACGCCCAGGGGCAGGTGCTCCGGCACAACCTGCTGGCGCTGCGCTCCACGCACGGCATCGATGTGCAGGTCACCTTCCGCGCGCTGCCGTTCACGCCGCCGGTGAAGCTGTACCTGCTCAACAGCACGGAGGCGCTGTTCGCCTACTACACGCTCAGCCGCCGTGAGGTGGAGATCGGGCAGCGGCAGCTGGAGATGTACGACGCCCCGGGCATCCAGTCCATGCTGTTCGCCTTCGAGCAGGGGGCCGGGCTGCGGGACATGACGTTCGTGGAGCAGTCCCATGTGTGGTTCAACGCACTGTGGGAGACGATCAGTTCGGAGCTGCTGCTCTCGAGCTGA